The following proteins come from a genomic window of Synechococcus sp. MU1643:
- the hflX gene encoding GTPase HflX produces MKQSHLGGRCRGLRPSQQRQLERLSHRRHPEDCGADLLSLERLADLVLDLEIALHLVLDGRGLCRLLWLGPLTGSDSLLQHLPAAPRRSSGGWRLISCPFARKGLHSDPRDAVVALDIAPRHWLRFAPCPGADGARPAELLIPDPSQADGWRPFEQGDLRDLCVLTPDEPNPRSIGATTGDERVLLLTLTSGDEQRDQRDLAELEGLVRSAGAEPVARTSQRRGQTNPQTLWGSGKLQEAALEIRRCQASLVITDRELTPVQARNLERLLSCPVTDRSELILDIFAQRAGSAAGRLQVELAQLRYRLPRLLGRGSSLSRQGGGIGTRGPGETQLEKDRRAISRRIERLLRDQRQLQSHRSRLRDQRRDLPRVALVGYTNAGKSSLLNALCGKRASDRVLAENKLFATLDPTTRKLDLPCPGARPERLLLTDTVGFIRDLPAPLVEAFRATLEEALDADVLLLVVDLADPDWQGHLDTVHRLLDELGSTSLRRVIANQIDRCEATEIEMIHQREPDALFLSAVQGDGLQGLKQWLREQFFDPGAESPQLTTGDSPPWPS; encoded by the coding sequence CTCGAACGCTTGGCCGACCTGGTGCTGGATCTAGAGATAGCGTTGCATCTGGTGCTGGACGGCCGCGGCCTCTGCCGCCTGCTCTGGCTGGGGCCTCTGACCGGTAGCGATTCGCTGCTGCAGCATCTGCCGGCTGCACCGCGGCGTAGCAGCGGGGGATGGCGACTGATCAGCTGCCCTTTCGCTCGCAAGGGGCTGCACTCAGATCCCCGCGACGCCGTGGTCGCCCTTGACATCGCTCCTCGGCACTGGCTGCGCTTTGCACCCTGCCCGGGGGCCGATGGAGCTCGCCCGGCCGAACTGTTGATCCCTGACCCGTCTCAAGCCGATGGCTGGAGACCATTTGAACAAGGAGACCTGCGGGATCTTTGCGTTCTCACACCAGACGAACCCAATCCCCGAAGCATCGGTGCCACGACCGGAGACGAGAGGGTACTTCTGCTCACGCTCACCAGTGGCGATGAACAGCGCGACCAGCGGGATCTGGCTGAGCTGGAAGGCTTGGTGCGCAGTGCCGGTGCCGAACCGGTGGCCCGGACCAGCCAGCGCCGGGGGCAAACCAATCCCCAAACGCTCTGGGGCTCTGGAAAACTTCAAGAAGCTGCCCTCGAGATCCGCCGCTGCCAGGCCTCCCTGGTGATCACCGACCGGGAGCTCACCCCCGTGCAGGCCCGCAATCTCGAACGGCTGCTCAGCTGCCCGGTCACCGACCGCAGCGAATTGATCCTCGACATCTTTGCTCAGCGGGCCGGCAGTGCTGCAGGGCGGCTTCAGGTGGAACTGGCTCAGCTGCGCTACCGGTTGCCGCGCCTGCTGGGGCGGGGCAGCAGCCTGTCGCGGCAGGGCGGCGGCATCGGCACGCGCGGCCCAGGGGAAACACAGCTGGAAAAAGACCGAAGGGCCATCAGCAGGCGCATCGAACGACTGCTTCGGGATCAACGCCAACTTCAATCCCACCGCAGCCGCTTACGGGATCAGCGGCGTGATCTGCCGCGGGTGGCACTTGTGGGCTACACCAATGCGGGCAAATCCAGCCTGCTCAATGCCTTGTGCGGCAAACGAGCCAGTGATCGCGTTCTGGCGGAGAACAAGTTGTTCGCGACCCTGGACCCCACCACCCGCAAACTCGACCTTCCCTGCCCTGGGGCACGCCCCGAACGGTTACTGCTCACCGACACCGTGGGCTTTATCCGCGATCTCCCCGCCCCACTGGTGGAAGCCTTCCGCGCCACGCTGGAGGAGGCGCTGGATGCCGATGTGCTTCTGCTAGTGGTCGACCTTGCTGACCCCGACTGGCAGGGCCACTTGGACACGGTGCATCGGCTGCTCGATGAGCTTGGCAGCACCTCCCTGCGACGGGTGATCGCCAATCAGATCGACCGCTGTGAAGCAACTGAGATCGAGATGATTCATCAGCGGGAACCCGACGCCCTGTTTCTGTCGGCGGTGCAGGGGGATGGGCTGCAGGGCTTAAAACAGTGGCTGCGAGAGCAATTTTTTGATCCCGGGGCAGAATCGCCACAATTAACGACCGGCGACTCGCCGCCATGGCCGA